A portion of the Meriones unguiculatus strain TT.TT164.6M chromosome 11, Bangor_MerUng_6.1, whole genome shotgun sequence genome contains these proteins:
- the Gpr52 gene encoding G-protein coupled receptor 52, which produces MNESRWTEWRILNMSSSIVNVSEHHSCPLGFGHYSMEDVCIFETVVIVLLTFLIIAGNLTVIFVFHCAPLLHHYTTSYFIQTMAYADLFVGVTCLVPTLSLLHYSTGVHESLTCQVFGYIISVLKSVSMACLACISVDRYLAITKPLSYNQLVTPCRLRICIVMIWIYSCLIFLPSFFGWGKPGYHGDIFEWCATSWLTSAYFTCFIVCLLYAPAALVVCFTYFHIFKICRQHTKEINDRRARFPSHEVDASKEAGHSPDRRYAMVLFRITSVFYMLWLPYIIYFLLESSRVLDNPTLSFLTTWLAISNSFCNCVIYSLSNSVFRLGLRRLSQTMCTSCMCAKGQEAQDPRPRGRQIPAPFEENRTVNQM; this is translated from the coding sequence ATGAATGAATCCAGGTGGACTGAATGGAGGATCCTGAACATGAGCAGTAGCATTGTGAATGTGTCCGAGCATCACTCCTGCCCACTTGGATTTGGTCACTACAGTATGGAGGATGTCTGCATCTTTGAGACAGTTGTCATTGTCTTGCTGACATTCCTAATCATCGCTGGGAATTTAACAGTCATCTTTGTCTTTCATTGTGCTCCACTGTTACACCATTATACTACCAGCTACTTCATACAGACAATGGCATATGCTGACCTCTTCGTTGGAGTTACCTGCTTGGTTCCTACTCTGTCCCTTCTCCATTACTCTACAGGTGTCCACGAGTCATTGACTTGCCAGGTGTTTGGATATATTATCTCAGTTCTAAAAAGCGTTTCTATGGCATGTCTTGCTTGCATCAGTGTGGATCGCTATCTTGCAATAACCAAGCCTCTTTCCTACAATCAACTGGTCACCCCTTGTCGCCTGAGAATTTGCATTGTTATGATTTGGATTTATTCTTGCCTAATTTTCTTGCCTTCCTTTTTTGGCTGGGGCAAACCTGGTTACCACGGTGACATTTTTGAATGGTGTGCCACGTCTTGGCTCACCAGTGCCTATTTTACATGCTTCATTGTTTGTTTACTTTATGCTCCTGCTGCCTTGGTTGTCTGCTTCACTTACTTCCACATTTTCAAAATTTGCCGGCAGCACACCAAAGAGATAAATGACCGGAGGGCCCGATTCCCTAGCCACGAGGTAGATGCCTCTAAGGAGGCAGGACACAGCCCTGATCGTCGCTACGCCATGGTTTTATTTAGGATAACCAGCGTGTTTTACATGCTATGGCTTCCGTATATTATTTACTTTCTTCTAGAAAGTTCTCGTGTCTTGGACAATCCAACCCTGTCCTTCCTAACCACCTGGCTGGCTATAAGCAATAGCTTTTGTAACTGTGTAATCTACAGCCTCTCCAACAGTGTTTTCCGCCTTGGCCTCCGAAGGCTCTCCCAGACAATGTGCACATCCTGTATGTGTGCGAAGGGCCAGGAAGCACAAGATCCCAGACCCAGGGGACGGCAAATCCCTGCTCCATTTGAAGAGAACCGCACCGTAAATCAAATGTAA